caTTTTTACCTTCAACTTCAATCATTTATTCCTCAAGTTATTATTACCTAAaactatatatcaatttatatgCATATTGTCATAAACTACTCATATtaatcattatatcatataaacaAGTAAACATGAACGAATATATcaacgaaaaatatttttttcctattttaccctcatattaattacttatttatcgGATCATTCTTTAAGACCTAAAACTATGTATCTACTTGTAACAAACTATTCATATTAATCGTTATATCTTAAAAAATCTACATAATTCAATGTATACAAATAAACGTGAACGAATAGAACTAACGTCACAAACTTAACCAACCACCCCCTCTCACCCCACCACCCACCTTCACCCCCAACCCCCAACCAATCAAGTCCCACAAAAtaacactatatatatataatatatatgtatatatatatatatccactcatcctttttcatttgaaagaaagaaaaaaagtgttgaagcaaattgtaaaatcataataatatttagTATTATCCCAAAATATGGGATTACAAAACCAGCTTAATGACATTTCTAGTGAATCAATTCCAATATTAATTATAACCCTTTTTGCTAATTCTCTTAATTATCTCCGTTCCTTAATCTACACTTCCCTTCAATTTTTTGGCATCTCTTCTTCCCGATTTACCCCTCATCAAATCGACGATTCGTTCTCCGAAGCGGTCGGGTCCGGTTTAACCGGAGTTATTTTCCTCTCCGATCAGCTCAATCTGAACCGGTTGTTATCCTATAATCATCAACAGCAAAATGACGAAAAAACCGGTGCCGGTTCAAGTACTACCTGTGTGGTTTGTTTGAACCGGTTGGGTGATGGTGACCGGGTGCGCAAGTTAGCATGCCGGCACGTGTTTCACACGGAGTGTTTAGATGGGTGGTTTAATACGCTTAATTTCAACTGTCCGCTTTGCCGGTCGACTTCAGTCTCCGGCGAGCGCGTGGTGAGAGAGCGGCGGCGCGTGGCTGGTGATTTACTAGCTTGGTTCTCGTTGAGCTGAGTGTTAATGGTGGACGATGAAAATTAggactttttttcttctttttttttttttttaattttctttttacttttgtgggaatacttctattttttttttttaggaaattaatattttttttcctttttgttttattttgtttttgaaggGCATTGATAAGAAGCTCTTTTCTACCACTTGATAatgatgtaaaaaaaatttcttttttgtttttgttagtATTACTACATCTTAATATGATTTTCATTTAACTTTCATGTTCGAGCTTTACTCGACTTAATCAATCAGTTTTGTAATTTTGCATAGTTttcacccttttttttttagagagaaCAATCTTTCACTATCTAAGCTTCCTCGATAGAATGATCTCGAGCCTCTTATTCCTAAAAGGCCATGCCCTAAAAAATAAGCTATTTCTCTTTTTGGTGATTACtttcttcattcatttttacttaATATTTCCGAAGATAGACGTGCTCATTAAGAAATAGTGATTGACATGATTATTTACCATAAAATCTCTACTAATTGAATTTTAGTATTAGGTgttgttgaaaaaaatatttatcttttattgatatattaaaaatgaacaaccatatcaaaattttgaaatagtgAAGAAGTAAATAAGTGAATAGTAGTAATTTTGCTAATTCAATTGAGTTATTAAATTGTTGAAACCTTTTGGTAATGAActctttctttaatttatttaattaagataaTAAAGAATTTAATTTGAAACACCATTTTCTTATTCAATGATGAGGAGATCGAGAGTTGGTGCTatagacaaacaaattgatttTATGTGGTTATCTTAAGAGTCAAGTTGCATGTCTTTGGTACACAACATTATCAAATGGATTTTGAATATGTACATAATCAAGTACATGGCTATTTTTGACCCGCACAGTTTAATCtgattaatttcaataacttaacatattgatatttaacttttataatcacaatttgaatttccgctcaaaaatttttttgttaaaaaagtaacaaatggaTAGATGAATTCTAGAAGATGttaaatatataatgattcaTACCTTCATTATAGGAACATATcttattaaaaacatttaaaacggGTTGAAATTATAGATTGAATTGAGCTCAATTGAGAATTCTCTTCAAATGGGTCAATGAGTTGAGATTGAACCCGATGTTTAAAGTGTGTTTTTGATTATCTTAAAGTatagaaaaaaaacaatgttTCATTGTTTTGCATTAATtaccaacaacaataacaaataatgaGACACAAGGGTGGTTGAAGAAGTTAGAAATGTTTCTTTTGTAATCAATCAagcaaatagaaaaaaaataattgaagattGTATGATAGTTGTCCACAATTGACTAGCTTGTGTGATGGATAGCCCGATGCACAAAGTATACCACGTTCACATGATCCAAGGAAGAGCCGCATCtatcatcaaaaaaattacCTTATAGCATATGAAACTTTGGTTCAAACGTAAAATGTTGGCCAAGGGTGTGTAGTACATGAGTAGACTCGATAAGATCCAGTATAAGTGAAGTAGATAAAACGGAATCTTGATTTCCTCTGTATTGACACAGAAGAAGAGAGGCTAGAGTATATTAATAAACGGTTTATATGTTGGtaaacaaaattttaactttgtgcactatgaaagtttgaggtcaaagttaaaatttgaagccaagttttggatccaatatatgtattatgccatttatgtatatgcatattcgactatatatgtgtatattgatTCATGTAATGATAGTAATGGTGAAATAACAGTCAATGTATCTTGGTTCTTGAATATGCAAGTTGTTGCTGCACGGAGCATCGATCATGATCTCTTAGAAATCAATGGACAAATACAAAACCTATGTTACTCCATATatctgatttttttgtttttgtatgaATAGTTAATGTTTTAACTCCATGACATAATTTGGGTGTGGGTGAAGGGAGGAGAGATGCAATTTATTGATTACATtttctcaaaagaaaaagaaatgagtaACTTCTTATGGAGTCtatattcaatatttgaatTACAATCAAAGACATACAGTTGAAAATTAATCATCACTAAAGAGGTCTTTATTCCTAGGCTTTGGAAGAGACAAAATAAAGACAGAATTGTGTATCAACAAATGTACCACATTAACGTAAACAGAATTACAAGAAAGATAATGAGAATCCAGTTTGCCCTTTTATGCAATCAATCCACTCTCTTTATGATCACAACCCATCCTCCTCCTCTCTTGAGTACTTGTGATGCAAATTATTCTTTTACTTACAGAGTCAATTTAATCCTCAATGTGCAttcattcaattattttactttgttattataAACACATCTTTCAATTTAAGCTTCAAATTATTACTATTAGTTTGATCTCATTTTACTGTTGAGTGATCTCATGAGTTTCTCCTTGTCAGTAAGACTGTGGCGAAAATGGCAGCGATGGCCGTAAGGACAAGGATCACCATTAAGGACCATACGGCATACCTCAGTCTTGTAGCGTGGGTGGCGTAGGACAGGACGAAGCTCTTCAATTCCATGAGCAAATTGGCAGTTTTCTCCATATGGACATGCCCCTGTTTCTTGCCATTTGTTGCACAGTTCAGTCTTGAACATGCCTTGATTGTAAACATCTAATTCAAGTGGTTCCTCTTCCTTCTTGTTTCCTCCTTTCACATATACCCTTTGCTGTGTTAATCATCACAAAACATGTGATTTAGGCCATGAACGAATTAATCCTTATCGATTTTCTTGGGCTGAAAATGTGATTCTAAACAATTTCAACAGtgtaaaaagttaaaagaacACAAATGTGGTGTTTGTTATAGTTCACAAGCATAATAAACAGAGGTTTCTAACAGTCTTGATGATCTTAATCTAATTAAAATCAATCACATTTGCATTCAAAGGATATCTTAACCAAACAAATAAATGCACTTTGTGGTATTCCATCTTTATGATATAGCCTAGAAAACTTATTAGCTAGATAGAAGGTAAGCAttcctttttattcaaattttgttaATGCAATGTAACCATCTACAACAACAAAAGTGTAATCCTACAAAGTAAAGTGGAATCTTTGTCTATGGGCGTAATGTTTTGTACTATACGTTGAATACTTTCccattctttcttttattagaGTCGAGGGTCTACTAGAAACAAACTCTATTTAGATTTGTGTACACAACTACACTCGTGATTCGAATTTGGTATTATTGTTATTGGACTATGTTGCTCACTATATGTATCATAAATAAGGTTGCAATGTAGAAGAAATATGTACCGCTGTGTTGACTGATGATGATTTGGTGCGATTATGTGGCCTACTTCCACCAGCTGCATGATTTGTTTTCAAGTAACCATTAGAACGTACTGAAATACTCTTGGGTAATAGTACCCGATCCACACCATCTGCCCGACCCGAGTCCATCACGCTAGTTGGGCTTAGATGACGATCCGCAACTACGTCTTCCCATGAATGTCCATCACTGGATGTTTCCTCTTCATGTCCAACACCAACATGCATCCTCCTCAGCCCATTATCCAGGCCCGAACCCGATGAAGGCCCATAGTCCGAAGAAGCTTTCAGAAGCAATTGAAGTCGATTGTTCAAATTGAAATTCAccattttcaaattgatgttCTCTTGACGAAGAGCTAGAGTTTTCTTCTCTGTTTCAAGTAGCTGAGATAACACTCTGTTGTGACGATCCATTAGATCTTTTTGATAATGCTGGTCGATAAGCAATTGAGAGCTGTGATTTTGACGGAATCGAGGTGTTAGTACCGGCGTCACTGTAGTCTCTGTTGACGGTTGACTGTCGTCGAGTAACAGTCCGGCAGGTGGAAACAACATTGATGAGTAGAGAGAGGTTAGATCGAAGGCGGTAGGCTGGCTGAGTACCGACGGTGATGGCAGTCCGTTGTCGTAGCTGAACGCACCTCCGCGGCCGGCGGTTGAAATTTCCCTCTGCATTCTCGCCTGTTTCAAAATCAACGTGTTTCGTTACACGCCGATTCTGTGCAAGTTGCTGCAGATGTAAAACGTATAAAACGTTTTCAATTCAGCTCTTCGAAAATAAGCTATTCGTTTTCTATATACAAGCATTTGAATATGATAAGttcagcaaaaaaaaaaaaatccactcTTTTTCCTACTGAAACTCAGAGCGAAACTGATTTCACAATTCGCATTCTACATACTAATCGAAACAAATTTAACCGGTTGTTTTCAttctaattttgtaaaaatCCATCAATTCTAACAACAATCCGAACAGAGATTCAACATTATGCTTCGAAATTTCTCTTTTACTTCTCATTACAGAGTAAACAAAAACTGAAACTTAAAATTAACAATACTTCACCGTTCTGATGTAAACAGAGCAAATCATTTCAATTTAAAACAGTTCTTCCTCCTATATAAACGGAAACACAGATGAAAATTCACGATCGTTCTATTACTCACACTCTCTAAAAGTTCTCACTTTCCTAGCTAGTTCGATTAACAGAAATTACGTAGAACTGGATCTATCATCTTAGCAAAAAATGAAATCAGGAGCAAATAAGCACACAGAATCGAGCACTAAAATACGTAATTGAAATCTACACACATTCAGAATCAGAAATTCAAGCAGCAAAATTGAAGAAGATACCTGACGAAACAGCAACAAGCAGCTAGAAGTGAGCTGCGGATACTGATTACTCTTCCACCAATtgttctagagagagaaagagtgAAAATCATAGAGAGAGAAATTATGAGCTCTGCTATAATGGTAGATGAAAGagcttcatatatatataagatagattTCTCGTGATCACTGATCAGAGACAGGGAGGGGTAATttgggaaaaaataaaatagtaaccGTTTTTAGTGTATGTATAGCTCTGTTTCTGGTAACTGTAACAGAATCGTAATTTAGTTATTTGACACTATTTGCCCTTGAACTCAGTTCACATGTAGCAAATTTCCGAGGGTATTAACGTCATTTAACTAAGATAACTCTAATGAACTCAGGGATATGAAGTTGATTTATAGCGGGAATAATATCAAGACTTAAATACcctcttatatatatacacgatATATGTTCGATTTATCTGAATTCACACCGCGTAGACCAATATAAGGATAGAACGTTCCTTATTGGCTCGATTTATCTGCCAGTTTGTACTGGACAAACCAATAAAGGACGAAAGGTATACTACTTGCTTGATTCGGATAAACTAATAAAGGATAAAAGGTTTACTACTTGCTTGATTTATTTGTACTTGCATCGGGTAGACCGATAAAGAGGTCAAACGGATCCCTAATAAAATCTCTATTTTCGAAAATTTGAACTCGAAATCTCTAGTTAATTAAGGGAGGAGGGCATTAATCATCCCACTCCATTcctttcttttatatattttaagtacAATTGCTATGATATATACTTTCTCATCCATTTTAATATAGGTGAATCTTAAGAAGATGATTGTTTACTCCTCAATAGCTCATATGAATTTGATGACTATTAGTATGTTTGATCGAGCGTCGACCATTATCTTTTTTCTCTGTTTCTTTGAGTATTTTCAAGATACGTATATTTATTTGGTTTACTTTTTATTCTGCTGATTATATCGTTTGTTAgaaatgtaaatactagaagTGTACATACCAATGTTtatgttctttctatttttctttacatcACACTGCTTTAAGTTACGATCCTTTCCTCCAACTTGCTAACGCGAAATGCTTTAGACATAGAactgtcaaaaaaaaaaaaagaaggcaaCTTGTACTATGTTTTCTTTTCTAGAAATGATCAAATTCAAGCACTTTATGtagtttaatttgattttattaagtTATTGTAAAGTTATATATCCTAGTAATTGGATCTACAAGTAGTTAGCCTACTAAAATTGAGTTTCAAAAGTTTACTAACTCTATTTTTGGATAGAGATGAAGTTCCAATTGATGAATTTGTGTTCTTTTCCCTTCTAAATttgggtaatttttttttagtgtaGGGGTGGGGGAGTCTCATgagtactccctccgtccggtattgtttgtcatggtttttatttttagagtcaaactataaaaacttcgactaacattttaagatgaattttttcattatattaatatgcaaaaaattgtaatttatagtacttttcatatagttttagaatatctaatttttttcgtctaaaatatcgaattaatgtgatctaatttacctttgaaaattagtcaaattgactttcgataagcgtaacatgacaaacaattccagACGGAGGGAgaataaaactaaattaatttatctatATTCTTACTTTGTGACAATGATATTATACATTACAAGAATTATAAATTGTTAAGAGTAAAGTACATCTTTTAATTGAAAGAGATAATGATTGAGGTTGATGAAAAAGGTGTAAGCTACAATAGTGCAAGTACAATAGTTCATTACATTCCTGAATTTGAAATGTGATCATTTGATTCTTTGAATCAATACTTCAATACTTTAAGGTAGATAATTAGTTAGCAAACTTTGacatatttttagaataaataccttctttttctttatttaacacataatatatatatatatttatataNNNNNNNNNNNNNNNNNNNNNNNNNNNNNNNNNNNNNNNNNNNNNNNNNNNNNNNNNNNNNNNNNNNNNNNNNNNNNNNNNNNNNNNNNNNNNNNNNNNNNNNNNNNNNNNNNNNNNNNNNNNNNNNNNNNNNNNNNNNNNNNNNNNNNNNNNNNNNNNNNNNNNNNNNNNNNNNNNNNNNNNNNNNNACCCCCCAAAAAAAACCCCACCCCCATAATTATCTAATAATcgtgtaaatatttttttcactgtCAATTTATACACAGTAAATTGATTTAGCATATAAAATGACTCATGCGATTAATTAATCGTGCAAAGTGTGAATACTActcataaaaatacaatttttagtAAATCCCTTATAAAATTGGTTATTCGTAATCTTTCATACGAATTTTTCATAgaaaatctcatattttttgATTGCTAAGTAGAGAATACTATAGATTCATATCTTttagtaataaattattactaCACAATTTATGCAAAGTACAATCCATCATAAAATTTTACTAACAAGCAACAATAGtagtaaataataattaaatctttAATTAGGTGATTAATTATGTCACACCCCTCACTATCACTTATAATGCCTTGTTACTTAATTATCCATAGTAAAGGGAAATTAAAAAAGTAGATTTAACTCTTCCATTTAATTATTATCTAAATTATTTCACAGTTAAGAAACTTTAGAAAGACAATTAGTAGGGTCCCATCATTTATATGCTTTTTACTTCACAAAAtccaatttaacttatttttctccattattttcttaaaaataaaaataataagatttgGTTACAACAAAATTCTCATTATAGCTTGCTGTTAGGGAAGACTATATGTTGATTGCTTGTTATAGAAGATTATCAAGATTGTTGTTTGGTGGTTTTgtttttaccaatttttttaatttttttttaaaaatttagatatacTAATAATATTGTATATTACTATTTACgttatcaatatattttaacCTGTCATAATAGGCTACACATCTTATTTTTCAGGTATTGCATTTCGTTATCTTTAATTTTAAGACATTTAAACTCGTATATAAGTTAAactctttttttgttgttgttatcgAAGATCATCAAAGATGTGTTTATGGTTTTAGTTTTCCAAATTCTTTTTTGGACTTTAATTTAGGTTAAAGATATTATATTATCACTATATTTCAACTTGTTATAATCGATTTAATTTTAGGTTACTAATCTCACTTTTTAAGTACAATttctttagttatgttttacGAGACCtgataatgcaaaaaaaaacattttacaCTATCAGTGCATAATAGCTAAActcatttctttttaattttaacttttatacatCATTAGAATATTCAACTGATATTTACAAATAAACTTTCAAGAAATAATACtttgaaatctttaaaattatttgctataaccaataaaaattaacctattaatataaaattatttaagaaGGAAACAATGATTTTCTTTAGGGGAAAAAAAGAAGTTTGCTTCTTTATCACAACTTTTAACTAactaacaatttattttattttaaattttttcataccTCTCCAATCACAATTTAATTTGAATCATGTGTTGTTTGGTGTAAATAAAGCCAATATGATTATTCAACCTCCAACTTacacatattttctttttaagtaaTTGTCAAGGTTGTTAAGCTAGCTATcacacatataatattttataatatagttTTAACTTCCTTTTCATTACAGTTTGCAATATTCACACACATAGGCCCTAccatacaaacacaaatattacTCAATGAAGCCTAATTTCAACTCGTGTACATATATTCCATTTGTTTACTTCTTTTAGTTTCATCCCGAAACtattataatttgtatttttttaaatctaaacTATATATCACCATCTACTAAAATACACCTCGAAGTTAAATATTAGTGGTTTCCTTTTACTAATTTTACCATCACTATCTACTCAACTAGATGTATGGTATAACATAATTCAGGTAGGAAAACTAAATGTACAGTTGATAATTAAAACGCGAAActcataaaaatatgataattcaaacatatttttgatTATTAACTcttaataaatcatatttgatatCACCAATTACGTGCACCCTGACTATTTCACAAGTTAATTACATGTTTCCTCCTATCAACATATATAGGTACCAATAAGTTTAGATAGATAGGGAATTTTTTCACACAAACTGACTCAAACACCGCtgatattatgaaaaaataatcgAAAGAAGTTGTTGCTTTCATGCTATCCATTTTAGGCTCGTAGaatcaattgaataaaaatttatgtgtTAATTCTACTATAACGGTATTGAATATTGatactttcatttatttttattgatgactgaTAATTTAAGGCAATATTATGCCATTAAGCAAATTAAATGGTTGAACAAACTATGGGGTCCCTGAAAACTCAATTTAGCCAAAAACATTTTGTAAAATGTGATGCATATCTTGTCATGTTGAAATGATAAGACATTAATTGCTTATTCATTTTGTTGGAGAGTATAGATAGATATTGGAAGGGGTTGCATAACTTTCGAAGAATACGACATATTTAGAGGTACTTTTTAAGAGTTCGAGCAATATAAATCTCTACGAAAGGAGAGATGAAGGTTGTTTGGGTGGGGGTGGGTGGGGtatgttaggttgtggagcctgattataTAACTGTTTAGgctttactatttattctccatttattctctgtaacaaaaaatactctgattttattaatatatataccccaccgccgtggaagtttactcacagggtgttaccacgaaatattggtttctctctttctctctctagatctctcatctctttctcttgaaagttcttgtgttcttaattCATCAAGTGTGCGTCTATTCGATCCTAACAGGGTATGCTATTGATTTCATTACTAACACAAGTCTACATGTCAATGGATAATGTTtaccacaaaaaaaataatactactaTGCAAAAAAATACTTACTACTATGTAACCTCAACAACCAACATATCATAATGGGTAAAAGGTCAATATCTATGAATGTTAAGATTTAGAATTAAACAAACCTTCATTTCAGTTGGACTATCACAATAAGTCTGTCTTGTCCTGTTGAGCAAAAATGCACAATCCAATCTCCATAACATAATACACTAAAATACTCTCGATAATAACATTATTTGTctgaatattttttgaaattttgttacAGAAAACATACGATATATAGCATTACATGAAAAATCGATTCCACAAAAAACTTAGACGATCATTATGAAATGTTATTATAGAGAGGTCCAGTTATAATTTATACAATGAAGCGCATGATCTTATGATATATACATTGAAGTGTTATGAAGTGTTATATAGttacacaaaataaaatgtgatttttcttcattgatatagtgacaaaatatttatgtattttgattgttactttAACTTTTATTAAATGAGGAAATATCACGTTTTATTTTGTGTAACTATATAACACTTCATTTTGTCTTTGCTTATACTAAGTATCTAATAAAATGggataatataaaataattggaCCCATATAATTTGTGGAACAGTATGACTTGTTCCCAATTTTTAGGATATCCAGTaacataaaattagaaaaaatatatttgaaatttccaATTTTGGCGATGATAAAATTTAAGCTATGTACTGCCATATTTTTAGATATGTAACACttgtatatacacatttaaTTCCCCTTATTAATTAGATGTACATGAAAAATGtacaaacaattaattaatttatacacATTTAGATAACTAAAAACTCGAAATATTTTACTAGGGTGAAAATTCccattactactattattagATAATTAGGTACAAAATAATCCAACTTTAAAAGTACTGAAACCTAGTCAAAACCCTATTAATTAGCACTCAAATTAATATtcttttcaataataaaataaatcacaCGAGAAgaagtcttttttttaatactaaAAATGTTCCTTTTGTTACGCTATTATTGTTATGTAAAATCTCACCATAAAAACACTTCATTTCTCACTTACTTCTATGCTCacacttttatttttgtttctaaattcaCTTTTGTAATCAATGGAATTTTTTAAGGAATtacttactattttttttaccaCCGCCCTTCTTTTTGGCGGTGGATTTTGTTATTGTACTTTCCTTTTAGGCTCTGGGGAGCAAAGGGGTAAAAGGGCAGTTCAACTTTCTGGTGGTTCTTTACCTAAAGAGAAAGTTCAAGAAGGGTATGATCGATATTCGTCATTTTTCGAGAGTGGACCTAACGGAAAAGAAATGGACTCCTCCGACAAAGTCCCCGCCCTTGTTGACACATTTTATGATCTCGTCACCGATATATACGAGTGGGGTTGGGGCCAGTCTTTCCACTTCTCTCCTCGTATCCGGGGAAAATCCCATGGCGATGCCACGCGTATTCATGAGGAAATGGCGGTTAATCTCTTGAATGTGGAGCCCGGAGCCCGTGTCCTTGATGTTGGTTGTGGGGTTGGTGGCCCAATGCGGGCCATCGCAGCCCACTCAGGTGCAAATGTTGTTGGCATCACTATTAATGAGTACCAAGTGGAACGGGCCCGGGCCCACAACAAAAAGGCCGGGCTTGACTCTATGTGTGAGGTTGTTTGTGGCAATTTCCTAAAAATGCCCTTTGATGACAATAGTTTCGAGGGAGCTTACTCCATCGAAGCTACATGTCATGCACCTAAACTCGAAGAAGTATACGCAGAAATCTATCGGGTATTAAAGCCCGGATCATTCTATGTCTCCTACGAGTGGGTCACAACTGAATTATACAATTCTGACGATCCTGAACATGTGGAGATAGTTCGAGGGATTGAAAGAGGAGATGCATTGCCTGGGTTGAGAAGCTACAAGGACATTGCTAACATCGCAACCAAAGTAGGTTTTGAGGTGATTAAAGAGAGCGATTTAGCTAAACCACCCGCAGAGCCATGGTGGACACGACTCAAGATGGGGAGGATCGCTTACTGGAGGAACCATGTCGTGGTAACGGTGCTTTCTTGGCTCAGGATCGCCCCTAAGGGCGTCGTTGATGTCCACGACATGTTGTTAGTGACAGCTGATTATTTGGCTAAAGGAGGTGAAACTGGCATTTTCAGTCCTATGCATATGATTCTATGCAGGAAGCCAGAATAAGTGATTGTACGATTATAACCATAAATCGCAATGAATGAATATTAATTAGTTACGAAGATATTATCGACGATTTAGCGATGAAAATCATGCCTAGTCATAGAATTAATCAGTTTAGAACTagtatcattttaattttttttttgtagtggcATTATTAGTACCTACATATCTATCTACGTATGGTTTTTTGGCCTTAAAATGGAGAATTTTCCCCTTTCTAACCTCTTTATAACCACTTCgttcattaatattataaaaagtaaCGAGATTAATAAAGATTTGTCCAATGAAATAcaaagacataatacataaatatgctctttaacttgactttaaatcacatttatatacttcaattttggatgtgcacaagtagatacttaaacttgtataaagttgaacaaacaGACACACATGTcttacatgtcatcctacatggcATTTTTTGTCCTGCGCGGTGTCTTccgtgtattgtgccatgtaggactcatgtgcttatttatttaaaagttggatagttcaagtgtctgtttgtgcattatgaatgttggaggtcaaagttaaaatttgaatatatgtgTTATGCCAAACACAAATATATGTGCATA
The window above is part of the Solanum pennellii chromosome 5, SPENNV200 genome. Proteins encoded here:
- the LOC107019989 gene encoding zinc finger CCCH domain-containing protein 15-like, with protein sequence MQREISTAGRGGAFSYDNGLPSPSVLSQPTAFDLTSLYSSMLFPPAGLLLDDSQPSTETTVTPVLTPRFRQNHSSQLLIDQHYQKDLMDRHNRVLSQLLETEKKTLALRQENINLKMVNFNLNNRLQLLLKASSDYGPSSGSGLDNGLRRMHVGVGHEEETSSDGHSWEDVVADRHLSPTSVMDSGRADGVDRVLLPKSISVRSNGYLKTNHAAGGSRPHNRTKSSSVNTAQRVYVKGGNKKEEEPLELDVYNQGMFKTELCNKWQETGACPYGENCQFAHGIEELRPVLRHPRYKTEVCRMVLNGDPCPYGHRCHFRHSLTDKEKLMRSLNSKMRSN
- the LOC107019203 gene encoding 24-methylenesterol C-methyltransferase 2-like; translation: MEFFKELLTIFFTTALLFGGGFCYCTFLLGSGEQRGKRAVQLSGGSLPKEKVQEGYDRYSSFFESGPNGKEMDSSDKVPALVDTFYDLVTDIYEWGWGQSFHFSPRIRGKSHGDATRIHEEMAVNLLNVEPGARVLDVGCGVGGPMRAIAAHSGANVVGITINEYQVERARAHNKKAGLDSMCEVVCGNFLKMPFDDNSFEGAYSIEATCHAPKLEEVYAEIYRVLKPGSFYVSYEWVTTELYNSDDPEHVEIVRGIERGDALPGLRSYKDIANIATKVGFEVIKESDLAKPPAEPWWTRLKMGRIAYWRNHVVVTVLSWLRIAPKGVVDVHDMLLVTADYLAKGGETGIFSPMHMILCRKPE